In the Mus pahari chromosome 19, PAHARI_EIJ_v1.1, whole genome shotgun sequence genome, one interval contains:
- the Fbxo8 gene encoding F-box only protein 8 isoform X2 — protein sequence MSKGILDDSPKEIAKFIFCTRTLNWKKLRIYLDERRDVLDDLVTLHNFRNQFLPNALREFFRHIHAPEERGEYLETLITKFSHRFCACNPDLMRELGLSPDAVYVLCYSLILLSIDLTSPHVKNKMSKREFIRNTRRAAQNISEDFVGHLYDNIYLIGHVAA from the exons ATGTCCAAGGGGATCCTAGATGATTCGCCAAAGGAAATAGCAAAATTTATCTTCTGTACCAGAACACTAAATTGGAAAAAACTGAGAATCTATCTTGATGAAAg gaGGGATGTCTTGGATGACCTTGTAACCTTGCATAATTTTAGGAATCAGTTCTTGCCAAATGCACTGAGAGAATTTTTTCGTCATATTCATGCTCCTGAAGAACGTGGGGAGTACCTTGAAACTCTTATAACAAAGTTCTCACATAGGTTCTGTGCTTGCAATCCTGACCTAATGCGAGAACTTGGCCTTAGTCCTG ATGCTGTCTATGTACTGTGCTACTCTTTGATTCTACTCTCCATTGACCTCACTAGTCCTCATGTGaagaataaaatgtcaaaaagagAGTTTATTCGAAATACGCGCCGTGCTGCTCAGAACATTAGTGAAGATTTTGTAGGACACCTTTATGACAACATCTACCTTATTGGCCATGTGGCTGCATAA